A part of Palaemon carinicauda isolate YSFRI2023 chromosome 8, ASM3689809v2, whole genome shotgun sequence genomic DNA contains:
- the LOC137645285 gene encoding golgin subfamily A member 6-like protein 25 → MLSIVLLLLLFISLIKTTKEDLLTKVDPDKTRGRFKKKSNTSQNTMSYDFSTNEEDLQETNLDVDHLLSENDGISQFYSEAFTKCRIETESLHGDRKVNGKTEREEGKNDKGELSFKGNLRLSDAGTIEKIDLLASQISVLKWEIELLQKQQEEVKRENRERIQALEAQLIKERKTRRVELMGMEEKEKEIRMRTERKGEEEKTEKEEIKIMKKRKSRRDKYSEEESAIWGERFWKSLISHLMWKHQLMKTGVKKCERILSKLEKEINIEEKSERKENLRLQERKRELKENEQRTGGKGKKEDQERVKEEKRRRKQLEKYEKMLDKVAKMRKRAEEIKIRQIIDLLNFLNKNSYGLDIILFPFKYFLLPKFLREKRMIHKMEKIMRTTKAEKKIYKKLEKNLKILEEMRLKEIERERRDKMKEREEERHSKKEEDINVRPEEGKSEMIEIRKEKKSRKKLRIRDAKKRDEKEREKEIRLTKERKKKRRMKEIIKDIGRKKKNKRMKKRKVAICESLLRLLERKMNENLKLEEDKREWKETEPKMEGKGKKEGKKEKKKRVKEEKRRRKELEKYQKMLDKVVKIEKKVEERKVQQMIDLIDSNQNASRWNVILFLFKCFLLPDFIKRKMIERKREKKMTTTKDEETLFKKREKNLKNLKMRWKKIVREREEKKKREELKERKEEERHSEKGNYINVRPEEGKNGMSEIGKEKERKEKIRMRNATEREEKKREKEKIRMRKERMKEEKMRLKEEKSTAKEKEKRENERNAKFKERVKKRKEKQKQKMKEIEKVKKEKQKMKEIEKVKKEKQKIVEEKKKEKEKKARLKELEKQKKEKQKKLKEKKREKEKNARLKGLEKEKKKKKKQKMKEIKKQKKEKQKKVKEKKKEKEKNARFRELEKKKKEKAKQKKLKKKMREREKNARLKELEKQKKEKQKIVKDKKKEKEKNARLKELEKRRKRN, encoded by the coding sequence ATGTTATCGATCGTACTTTTGCTGTTGCTGTTCATTTCCCTCATCAAAACAACCAAAGAGGATCTCTTGACGAAAGTCGATCcagacaaaacaagaggacgatTCAAAAAGAAATCTAACACGTCACAAAACACCATGTCTTACGATTTCTCGACAAATGAAGAGGATTTGCAGGAAACTAATCTGGACGTAGATCATCTGTTGTCTGAGAATGATGGTATAAGTCAATTTTATTCTGAGGCTTTTACCAAATGCAGGATCGAAACGGAAAGTTTACATGGTGATAGAAAAGTAAATGGGAAGACCGAGAGAGAAGAAGGTAAGAATGACAAAGGAGAACTTAGTTTTAAAGGAAACTTAAGGCTATCAGACGCTGGAACTATTGAAAAAATTGATTTACTGGCAAGTCAAATAAGCGTCCTTAAATGGGAAATTGAACTTCTCCAGAAACAACAAGAGGAGGTAAAGAGAGAAAACAGGGAAAGGATACAAGCTTTAGAAGCTCAGCTGATCAAGGAAAGGAAGACTCGCAGGGTGGAATTGATGgggatggaagaaaaagaaaaggagataAGAATGAGGACGGAAAGAAAGGGAGAGGaggaaaaaacagaaaaagaagagataaaaattatgaagaaaagaaaaagcagaagagATAAATATAGCGAAGAAGAAAGCGCAATTTGGGGGGAACGCTTTTGGAAAAGTTTAATATCACATTTGATGTGGAAGCATCAACTAATGAAGACAGGGGTGAAAAAATGTGAAAGAATATTGAGTAagttagaaaaggaaattaatattgaGGAAAAGAGCGAAAGGAAGGAAAATTTGAGGTTACAGGAAAGGAAAAGAGAGTTGAAAGAAAATGAGCAAAGAACGGGGGGAAAAGGGAAGAAAGAAGACCAAGAGAGAGTTAAGgaggagaaaaggaggaggaaacaATTGGAGAAATATGAGAAAATGTTAGATAAGGTGGCAAAGATGAGGAAAAGAGCAGAAGAAATAAAGATCCGACAAATTATAGATCTActaaattttctaaataaaaactcaTATGGGTTGGACATAATATTATtcccttttaaatattttttgttgccGAAGTTTTTAAGGGAAAAGAGGATGATACACAAGATGGAGAAAATTATGAGGACGACAAAAgccgagaaaaaaatatataaaaaactggaaAAGAATCTGAAAATTTTGGAGGAGATGAGACTGAAGGAAATTGAAAGGGAGAGGAGAGACAAGATGAaggaaagggaggaagaaaggCATAGCAAAAAGGAGGAGGATATCAATGTAAGGCCAGAGGAAGGTAAATCTGAAATGattgaaataaggaaagaaaagaagagtagAAAGAAGTTACGAATAAGGGATGCAAAGAAGAGAgatgagaaagaaagagaaaaggagataagattgacgaaggaaaggaagaagaagagaagaatgaaggaaataataaaagatataggaagaaagaagaaaaataaaagaatgaagaaGAGGAAGGTGGCAATATGCGAAAGTCTATTGCGCTTGTTGGaaaggaaaatgaatgaaaatttgaAGTTAGAGGAAGACAAAAGGGAGTGGAAAGAGACAGAGCCAAAAATGGAGGGAAAGGGGAAGAAagaagggaagaaagaaaagaaaaagagagttaAGGAGGAGAAAAGAAGGAGGAAAGAATTGGAGAAATATCAGAAAATGTTAGATAAGGtggtaaaaatagagaaaaaagtcGAAGAAAGGAAAGTGCAGCAGATGATAGATCTAATAGATTCAAATCAAAACGCATCTCGTTGGAATGTAATATTATTCCTTTTTAAATGTTTCTTGTTGCCGGATTTCATAAAAAGAAAGATGATTGAGCGTAAGAGGGAAAAAAAGATGACGACGACGAAAGACGAggaaacattatttaaaaaaagggaaaagaatttGAAAAATTTGAAGATGAGATGGAAGAAAATTGTAAGGGAgagggaagagaaaaagaaaagagaggagttAAAAGAAAGGAAGGAGGAAGAAAGGCATAGCGAAAAGGGAAATTATATCAATGTAAGGCCAGAAGAAGGCAAAAATGGAATGAGTGAAatagggaaagagaaagagagaaaagagaagataAGAATGAGGAATGCaacggagagagaggagaaaaagagagaaaaggagaagaTAAGAATGAGGAAAGAAAGGATGAAAGAAGAGAAAATGAGATTAAAGGAGGAAAAGTCAACTGcgaaagaaaaggagaagagagaaaatgaaagaaatgcaAAGTTTAAGGAACGCGtaaaaaagaggaaagagaaacagaaacaaaagatgaaagaaattgaaaaagtaaagaaagaaaagcaaaagatgaaagaaattgaaaaagtaaagaaagaaaaacaaaagatagtggaagaaaaaaagaaagaaaaggagaaaaaggcGAGGTTGAAAGAACTCGAAAAGcagaaaaaagagaaacaaaagaaactgaaagaaaaaaagagagaaaaggaaaaaaatgcgaGGTTGAAAGGGctcgaaaaagagaagaaaaagaaaaagaaacaaaagatgaaagaaattaaaaaacagaagaaagaaaagcaaaagaaagtgaaagaaaagaagaaagaaaaggagaaaaatgcgAGGTTTAGGGAActcgaaaaaaagaagaaagagaaagcaaaacaaaagaaactgaaaaaaaaaatgagagaaagggaGAAAAATGCGAGGTTGAAAGAACTCGAAAAGcagaaaaaagagaaacaaaagatagtgaaagataagaaaaaagaaaaggagaaaaatgcgAGGTTGAAAGAACtcgaaaaaagaagaaagagaaactaa